A genome region from Dendrosporobacter quercicolus includes the following:
- the efp gene encoding elongation factor P has translation MISSSDFRTGLTIEIDNDVWQIVDFQHVKPGKGAAFVRTKMKNVRTGAVVERTFNPGEKLPKAHVDNRQMQYLYANDGLYVFMDNETYEQSELTSAQLGDAKKFLKENMNISIMLFQGTIIGVELPNSVDLEVIECDPGVRGDTATGATKQAKLETGYSVRVPLFINQGDVLRIDTRSGDYIERARN, from the coding sequence ATGATTTCTAGTAGCGATTTTCGTACAGGCCTGACTATTGAAATTGATAATGACGTATGGCAAATAGTGGACTTTCAGCATGTTAAGCCAGGCAAGGGCGCTGCCTTTGTAAGAACTAAAATGAAAAATGTCCGTACCGGCGCGGTGGTTGAACGTACCTTTAATCCAGGCGAAAAATTGCCCAAAGCCCATGTTGATAACCGTCAAATGCAATATTTGTATGCAAATGACGGCCTGTATGTATTTATGGATAATGAAACCTATGAGCAGAGTGAACTGACTTCAGCGCAGCTTGGCGATGCCAAAAAGTTTTTGAAAGAGAATATGAATATTTCCATTATGCTGTTTCAGGGAACGATCATCGGCGTTGAACTGCCAAATTCCGTCGATTTGGAAGTCATTGAATGTGACCCCGGCGTGCGGGGCGATACGGCAACCGGCGCCACCAAACAGGCGAAGCTGGAAACCGGCTATTCGGTCCGGGTGCCGCTGTTTATCAATCAGGGCGATGTATTAAGAATAGACACCCGTTCCGGCGATTATATCGAAAGAGCCAGAAATTAA
- a CDS encoding LysR family transcriptional regulator → MELRQLKTFVTTAKLLSFTKAANALGYAQSTITNQIQTLEAELGTMLFERLNKQIKLTNDGEQLYIYASQILKLTAEAKDQLTSSPLARSSLTIGTAESLCTHRLPEVFQTYRTRYPNVKINLRFDTYNDYQAHLRKNTIDILLFLGVTCSETDLINHVLFEEPMAVVAAPGHPLTEKDQVTPHDISGQALILTGAGCNYRQLFESMLTQAGVKPSSILEVSSIEVIKKFICDGWGISLLPLVAVHQEIAADQLIALPWTGPAFDIKAQLIYHKDKWISPALQAFIDVTFEKLKS, encoded by the coding sequence ATGGAACTTCGTCAACTGAAAACTTTCGTTACAACGGCAAAATTACTAAGCTTTACAAAAGCCGCCAATGCTCTTGGTTATGCTCAGTCTACCATTACCAATCAAATTCAAACACTTGAAGCAGAACTGGGCACAATGTTATTTGAGCGTTTAAACAAGCAAATAAAGCTGACGAATGACGGCGAACAGTTATACATATATGCCAGCCAGATTCTTAAACTAACCGCTGAAGCCAAAGACCAGCTTACCAGTTCACCACTAGCCAGGAGTTCTCTAACGATCGGAACAGCAGAATCTCTTTGTACACACCGGTTGCCTGAAGTTTTCCAAACCTACCGTACGCGTTATCCCAACGTCAAAATCAACCTTCGCTTTGACACCTATAATGACTACCAGGCGCATCTCCGGAAAAATACCATTGATATCCTGCTTTTCCTTGGCGTGACATGCAGTGAAACCGATCTTATCAATCATGTGCTCTTTGAAGAGCCGATGGCAGTTGTAGCCGCTCCCGGCCATCCCTTAACGGAAAAGGATCAAGTTACACCTCATGATATAAGTGGTCAAGCGCTTATACTAACAGGAGCGGGCTGTAATTATCGCCAGCTTTTTGAAAGTATGCTCACGCAAGCAGGTGTAAAGCCGTCATCCATATTGGAGGTAAGCAGTATTGAAGTGATTAAAAAGTTCATTTGCGATGGCTGGGGTATCAGCCTTTTACCGCTTGTCGCGGTTCATCAGGAAATAGCGGCGGATCAGTTAATAGCGCTGCCTTGGACAGGACCTGCTTTTGATATCAAGGCACAACTTATCTACCACAAAGATAAATGGATTTCTCCGGCGCTGCAGGCCTTTATCGATGTAACCTTTGAAAAACTAAAAAGTTAA
- a CDS encoding alpha/beta fold hydrolase, producing the protein MKYQAMFDIHPGSDFWNHNYYETREGARLHYVRTGRGIPVVLLHGWPGFWYDWRHVIPVIAKEVEVIAPDLLGFGYSAKPNSPNSELYEPDAQAARILELLDELEFDRFVAVGYDIGARVAQSLARMVPGRVRSLILGNPAYPGIGDRRFSYPAQKEFWYQHFHNISGIENLVGYNRDTVRLYLGYFYQHWSGRKDKVREQEFEGIVDVYSQPDAFGASIGWYRSGAGTGLASKLNQDGLASPMLPIVQPTYILWGELDPIFPKEWSDHLTAFFPQVNIKYLPDVGHFIPFEAPEEMIETIKNVI; encoded by the coding sequence ATGAAATATCAAGCAATGTTCGATATTCACCCCGGCAGTGATTTCTGGAACCATAACTATTATGAAACAAGGGAAGGGGCGAGACTTCATTATGTCCGCACCGGCAGGGGAATTCCGGTAGTGCTGCTGCATGGCTGGCCAGGATTCTGGTATGACTGGAGACATGTTATTCCGGTTATTGCAAAAGAGGTTGAGGTTATTGCGCCGGATCTACTTGGTTTTGGTTATTCGGCTAAACCCAATTCCCCCAATTCAGAACTATATGAGCCGGATGCCCAGGCGGCGCGTATTCTTGAATTGCTGGATGAACTTGAATTTGACCGGTTTGTAGCCGTTGGGTACGATATCGGGGCAAGGGTAGCGCAAAGTCTGGCCCGAATGGTCCCCGGACGAGTGCGTTCGCTTATATTAGGCAATCCTGCGTATCCGGGTATTGGCGACAGGCGTTTTTCTTATCCGGCGCAAAAAGAATTCTGGTACCAGCATTTCCACAATATTTCCGGAATAGAAAATTTAGTCGGATATAATCGCGATACTGTCAGGCTATATCTTGGATATTTCTACCAGCATTGGTCCGGGCGCAAGGATAAGGTTCGCGAGCAGGAGTTTGAAGGGATCGTGGATGTCTATTCGCAGCCTGACGCTTTCGGGGCCAGTATTGGCTGGTACCGCTCCGGCGCGGGAACCGGTCTGGCGTCGAAGCTGAACCAAGATGGTCTTGCGAGTCCTATGCTGCCCATTGTACAACCGACTTATATCTTATGGGGAGAGCTTGATCCTATCTTTCCCAAAGAATGGTCTGATCATTTAACCGCATTTTTTCCGCAGGTAAATATTAAATATTTACCTGATGTAGGACATTTTATCCCATTTGAAGCTCCTGAAGAAATGATTGAAACTATTAAAAACGTAATTTAA
- a CDS encoding PepSY domain-containing protein, with product MDRKKLLGAVVASVTAFTISATAFAALNETSARELAAKWVPEQASHVSTKSDQLEYEVVFFNKATAVKYEIEINKLTEKVTEVKTKLQSNRGSQIITLSEDEVKNIVLSEFPDAAIQKIKLETDDGYQHYEVKFTAGNVRGEMDINPESGDIIERELHY from the coding sequence ATGGATAGAAAAAAGTTATTGGGAGCTGTCGTTGCGTCAGTCACTGCCTTTACCATTTCAGCTACTGCCTTTGCAGCGCTTAATGAGACTTCAGCGCGGGAACTTGCCGCAAAGTGGGTTCCTGAACAAGCAAGCCACGTGTCGACAAAAAGTGATCAGCTTGAATACGAAGTTGTTTTTTTCAATAAAGCAACCGCGGTAAAATACGAAATTGAAATTAACAAATTAACCGAAAAGGTAACCGAGGTGAAGACAAAACTGCAAAGCAACCGCGGCAGCCAAATCATCACCCTGAGCGAAGACGAGGTCAAAAACATTGTCCTCAGCGAATTTCCGGATGCAGCCATTCAAAAGATCAAGCTGGAAACTGATGACGGGTATCAACACTACGAAGTCAAGTTTACCGCCGGCAATGTCCGCGGAGAAATGGATATCAACCCTGAAAGCGGTGATATCATCGAAAGAGAATTACACTACTAA
- the rppA gene encoding two-component system response regulator RppA has translation MRILIVEDEKNLQQLLKKRLTQSGYGVDAVADGLEAELYLEAAPYDLVVLDWMLPGLDGISLLKRLRQKKQNIPVLLLTAKDSIENRVEGLDAGADDYLVKPFAFDELLARIRVLMRRQTNIRFDTVAVADLTVNFSTRTVARGNKNIVLSSKEFSILEYLIRNQGIVLSREKIEQHIWNYDFESGSNVVNVYIRYLRKKIDDDFEQKLIHTVRGAGYVLQESI, from the coding sequence ATGCGCATTTTAATAGTAGAAGATGAGAAAAACCTGCAGCAGCTGCTGAAAAAAAGACTAACGCAATCCGGTTATGGTGTGGACGCCGTTGCCGACGGCCTGGAGGCGGAGCTTTATCTGGAAGCCGCTCCGTATGATCTGGTTGTTCTGGATTGGATGCTGCCCGGTCTGGATGGTATTTCACTGCTCAAACGGCTTCGTCAAAAAAAACAGAACATCCCGGTGCTGTTGCTGACAGCCAAGGACAGTATTGAAAATCGGGTGGAAGGGCTGGATGCCGGCGCTGACGATTATTTGGTCAAACCATTTGCGTTTGATGAGCTTCTGGCGCGCATTAGGGTATTGATGCGCCGCCAGACCAATATTCGGTTTGATACGGTAGCGGTTGCTGATCTGACGGTGAACTTCAGCACCCGTACCGTAGCCAGAGGAAATAAAAATATCGTCTTATCCAGCAAGGAGTTTTCCATTTTGGAATATCTGATCCGCAATCAGGGTATTGTTTTATCCAGAGAGAAGATTGAGCAACACATTTGGAATTATGATTTCGAAAGCGGTTCGAATGTAGTCAATGTATATATTCGTTATCTGCGTAAAAAAATTGATGATGATTTTGAACAAAAATTAATTCATACGGTACGCGGAGCCGGGTATGTTTTGCAGGAGAGCATATGA
- a CDS encoding sensor histidine kinase: protein MKPLSIKIKITFWYTGLIVFILCIILGSIVFSTDKILVLGLQRELEDEVYDAVEDIQYNNGSMLVDQINFFDDGIHISLYSKDQRQFAGQLPSGFPAAVPFHPEQVQTIQAGANSWLVYDMYTTAKGTEPLWIRGVISLNSSYETRNQILFVCVILFPFLVLLAGYGGWLITKSAFQPVTLIRRIAAEIESSGDLSKRIHLTGSKDEIYDLAQTFDYMLDQLETAFKTERQFTSDASHELRTPVSVILAHAEYSLTQKDNPVEMAESLAVIRQQAEKMNALISSLLLLARADHHAERLEFEVVNLSEIAEMVVEEIGAAAEARAITVYAEIAPSLSLFADQTSLMRLLLNLLQNAVCYGRENGWVKLSLRPVEGGVSGTVEDNGIGIAPEHKAQIWKRFYQVDPARKTMENCGTGLGLPIVKWIIERHGGEITVESQLGRGTIFRFFLPSRRADLGRG from the coding sequence ATGAAGCCTTTGTCGATAAAAATAAAAATTACTTTTTGGTATACCGGATTAATTGTATTTATTCTCTGTATTATCCTGGGAAGTATTGTGTTCAGCACAGATAAAATTCTTGTGCTGGGATTGCAGCGGGAACTGGAAGATGAAGTTTACGATGCGGTGGAGGATATCCAATATAACAACGGTTCAATGCTTGTTGATCAGATCAATTTTTTTGATGACGGAATTCATATCTCTCTTTATTCGAAGGATCAAAGGCAATTCGCCGGGCAATTGCCGTCCGGCTTTCCTGCGGCAGTGCCTTTTCACCCGGAACAGGTGCAGACGATTCAGGCGGGCGCCAATAGCTGGCTTGTGTACGATATGTATACGACGGCCAAGGGGACTGAGCCTTTATGGATTCGCGGGGTGATATCGCTGAATTCCAGCTATGAAACGCGCAATCAAATATTGTTTGTCTGTGTGATATTGTTTCCTTTTCTGGTGCTGCTCGCCGGTTATGGAGGCTGGCTAATCACCAAAAGTGCGTTTCAGCCGGTCACTCTGATCAGAAGAATAGCGGCGGAGATTGAAAGCAGCGGGGACTTAAGTAAACGGATTCATTTAACCGGGAGTAAAGATGAAATCTATGATCTTGCCCAAACCTTCGACTATATGCTCGATCAATTGGAAACAGCGTTTAAAACCGAACGCCAGTTTACGTCTGACGCTTCACATGAACTTCGCACACCGGTTTCGGTCATTTTGGCGCATGCGGAATACAGCCTTACCCAAAAAGATAATCCGGTGGAAATGGCGGAGTCCCTGGCGGTGATACGGCAGCAGGCCGAAAAAATGAATGCATTAATTTCCTCGCTGCTTTTGCTGGCGCGAGCTGACCATCATGCGGAAAGGCTGGAATTTGAAGTGGTTAATCTCAGTGAAATTGCTGAGATGGTTGTTGAGGAAATTGGCGCTGCCGCTGAAGCCAGAGCTATTACGGTTTATGCTGAGATTGCCCCAAGCCTCAGTCTTTTTGCCGATCAGACTTCGCTGATGCGTTTATTATTGAATTTGCTGCAAAACGCCGTCTGCTATGGCCGGGAAAACGGCTGGGTAAAGCTCAGTCTCCGGCCTGTTGAAGGAGGCGTGAGCGGAACTGTTGAAGACAATGGCATTGGCATAGCGCCGGAACATAAAGCCCAGATATGGAAAAGGTTTTACCAGGTTGATCCTGCTAGAAAGACTATGGAAAACTGCGGTACAGGTCTGGGACTGCCTATTGTAAAATGGATTATTGAACGCCATGGCGGCGAAATAACCG